The following proteins come from a genomic window of Mycobacterium sp. DL:
- a CDS encoding metal-sensitive transcriptional regulator: MDTTTPGYADSKDAHLKRLRRIEGQVRGLARMVDEDAYCIDVLTQISAATKALESVALMLLDEHLSHCVRDAVHQGGDMAEQKIDEASAAIARLVRS; this comes from the coding sequence ATGGATACGACAACACCGGGGTATGCAGACTCGAAGGACGCACATCTCAAACGACTGCGCAGAATCGAGGGGCAGGTCCGCGGTCTTGCGCGCATGGTCGACGAGGACGCCTACTGCATCGATGTGCTCACCCAGATCTCTGCGGCGACCAAAGCGCTGGAGTCGGTGGCGTTGATGCTTCTCGATGAACATCTGTCCCATTGCGTCCGCGACGCAGTCCACCAGGGCGGCGACATGGCCGAGCAGAAGATCGATGAGGCCTCGGCGGCAATCGCGCGTCTCGTCCGCTCCTGA
- a CDS encoding heavy metal translocating P-type ATPase, translated as MSLPNQVVGVDQPHSIELSIGGMTCASCAARIEKKLNKIDGVEASVNYATEKAKVAYPNSVDPAVLIAAVEATGYTATAPAALNDAAQAADSGPVAGEADALRSRLLISLVLTVPVIAMSMIPAVQFTNWQWLALTLASPVVVWGALPFHRAAWANARHRAATMDTLISLGVSAAYLWSLWALFIGHAGMPGMRMSFSLLPDAESATEHIYLEVAAAVTVFILAGRYFEARAKTRSGAALRALLDMGAKDVAVVRDGTEIRIPTVELSVGDVFVVRPGEKIATDGVVTEGASAVDASMLTGESVPVEVRPGDRVTGATINAGGRLLVRANRIGADTQLAQMARLVEEAQNGKASVQRLADRVSAVFVPIVLALSVATLAVWLLTGHSATVAFTAAVAVLIIACPCALGLATPTALMVGTGRGAQLGILIKGPQVLESTRRVDTIVLDKTGTVTTGRMSLIGVHPGAGQNSDEVLKFAGALESASQHPIAEAIAASASAAGALPSVEDFSNHNGYGVSGVVAGHAVLVGRVSWLADDWSLTAPHDLTSAADHAESQGHTPVWVAWDGAVRGVIVVADTVKGTSADAIGQFRRLGLRPFLLTGDNRRAALAVAAEVGIDPDDVIAEVLPADKVATIKTLQAQGQTVAMVGDGVNDAAALVQADLGLAMGTGSDVAIEASDLTLVRGDLRAAADAIRLARSTLKTIKGNLFWAFAYNVAALPLAALGLLNPLIAGAAMAFSSVFVVSNSLRLRRFEGSVSHGQTEDVHGAIVPPAGDKYRSAHTAP; from the coding sequence ATGAGCCTGCCGAATCAGGTCGTCGGTGTCGATCAACCCCACAGCATCGAGTTGTCGATCGGTGGGATGACCTGCGCATCGTGTGCCGCCCGGATCGAAAAGAAACTGAACAAGATCGATGGGGTCGAGGCCAGCGTCAACTACGCGACCGAAAAAGCCAAGGTGGCCTACCCGAACTCCGTTGATCCGGCGGTGTTGATCGCCGCGGTGGAAGCGACCGGCTACACCGCAACCGCCCCCGCGGCGCTGAACGACGCCGCCCAAGCCGCGGATTCCGGCCCGGTAGCGGGCGAGGCCGACGCCTTGCGGAGCCGATTGCTGATCTCCCTGGTTCTGACGGTGCCCGTGATCGCGATGTCGATGATCCCCGCAGTGCAATTCACCAACTGGCAATGGCTTGCGTTGACCTTGGCGTCTCCCGTCGTGGTGTGGGGTGCGCTGCCGTTTCACCGTGCAGCCTGGGCCAACGCCCGCCACCGCGCAGCCACGATGGACACCTTGATCTCGCTGGGCGTCAGCGCTGCATACCTGTGGTCATTGTGGGCGTTGTTCATCGGGCACGCCGGCATGCCGGGGATGCGGATGTCCTTCAGTCTGCTGCCCGACGCGGAATCCGCGACTGAGCACATCTACCTGGAAGTCGCCGCCGCAGTCACGGTGTTCATCCTGGCCGGCCGATACTTCGAGGCGCGGGCCAAGACACGATCCGGCGCCGCCCTGCGAGCCCTGCTCGACATGGGCGCCAAAGATGTCGCCGTCGTTCGCGACGGGACCGAAATTCGCATCCCAACAGTCGAACTCAGCGTTGGAGACGTATTTGTAGTGCGCCCGGGTGAGAAGATCGCCACCGACGGGGTCGTGACCGAGGGCGCATCGGCGGTCGACGCGTCGATGCTCACCGGGGAGTCGGTGCCCGTCGAGGTCCGCCCGGGAGACCGCGTCACCGGTGCCACCATCAACGCCGGTGGGCGATTACTGGTCCGCGCCAACCGAATCGGGGCCGACACCCAGCTCGCGCAGATGGCGCGCCTGGTGGAAGAAGCCCAGAACGGCAAGGCATCGGTACAGCGCCTGGCCGACCGGGTCTCGGCGGTCTTCGTACCCATCGTTCTGGCGCTGTCGGTGGCCACGCTGGCTGTCTGGCTGCTCACTGGACATTCGGCGACGGTCGCGTTCACCGCAGCAGTCGCCGTGCTGATCATCGCCTGCCCCTGCGCGCTCGGGTTGGCCACCCCCACAGCCCTTATGGTGGGCACCGGCCGCGGCGCCCAACTGGGCATCCTGATCAAAGGGCCGCAGGTGCTCGAGTCCACCCGCCGGGTCGACACCATCGTGCTCGACAAAACCGGCACCGTCACCACCGGCCGGATGAGCCTGATCGGGGTGCACCCCGGCGCAGGCCAGAACTCCGATGAGGTCCTCAAGTTCGCGGGGGCCTTGGAGAGCGCATCTCAACACCCAATCGCGGAGGCGATCGCCGCTTCGGCCTCCGCCGCAGGCGCCTTGCCGTCAGTCGAAGACTTCTCGAACCACAACGGCTACGGCGTCAGCGGCGTCGTCGCCGGCCATGCGGTCCTGGTTGGACGGGTCAGCTGGCTAGCCGACGACTGGTCGCTGACAGCCCCCCACGACCTCACCTCCGCCGCCGACCACGCTGAGTCTCAGGGCCACACTCCGGTATGGGTGGCCTGGGACGGGGCGGTGCGCGGCGTGATCGTCGTGGCCGACACGGTGAAGGGCACCTCCGCGGACGCCATCGGCCAGTTCCGCCGACTTGGGCTACGTCCCTTTCTGCTGACCGGCGATAATCGGCGCGCCGCACTCGCCGTCGCCGCAGAGGTCGGCATCGACCCCGACGACGTCATCGCCGAGGTCCTACCCGCCGACAAGGTCGCCACCATCAAGACCTTGCAAGCGCAGGGGCAGACCGTCGCCATGGTCGGTGACGGCGTCAACGATGCCGCCGCACTGGTACAGGCCGATCTGGGCCTGGCGATGGGCACCGGCTCCGACGTCGCCATCGAAGCATCTGACCTGACGCTGGTACGCGGTGATTTGCGCGCGGCTGCAGACGCCATTCGATTGGCCCGGTCAACGCTGAAAACCATCAAGGGAAACCTGTTCTGGGCCTTCGCCTACAACGTCGCCGCACTTCCCTTGGCGGCACTGGGCCTGCTCAATCCGCTCATCGCCGGTGCCGCAATGGCATTCAGCTCGGTCTTCGTGGTAAGCAACAGCTTGCGCCTACGCCGGTTCGAAGGCAGCGTCTCTCACGGGCAGACAGAAGACGTCCACGGTGCGATAGTGCCGCCAGCCGGCGACAAGTACCGCAGCGCCCACACCGCACCCTGA
- a CDS encoding DUF2933 domain-containing protein — MKTQYLPWYALALAAVAVAALAIGVPLSTLALLLFALACPLMMMFMMRGMGGGGGNDTNHDSTDTPEHRDAAGRS, encoded by the coding sequence ATGAAAACTCAGTACCTACCCTGGTACGCCTTAGCCTTGGCCGCCGTTGCCGTAGCTGCGCTCGCCATCGGTGTTCCGCTGTCGACGCTGGCGCTGTTGCTCTTTGCGCTGGCGTGCCCACTGATGATGATGTTTATGATGCGCGGAATGGGAGGCGGGGGCGGTAACGACACTAACCATGACTCGACCGATACGCCGGAGCATCGCGATGCTGCGGGACGGTCATAG
- a CDS encoding pyridoxamine 5'-phosphate oxidase family protein encodes MTFELVLDHLRKQTFAVLSTTDEEGKPYSAGVNYGVSERGSAISIFVMTRRHLKKARNVAQNSRVSLVVPLTRRLLWFLPPATLQLSGQATILDWSDDEGRNTFRKFWIGRRILKAYEESYGNGETRICFLKITPDPVINTYMVDSNIWQLRNHMESGAAQVIRPRGNP; translated from the coding sequence GTGACTTTCGAGCTGGTTCTCGACCATCTACGGAAGCAAACGTTTGCGGTGCTTTCGACGACCGACGAAGAGGGCAAACCTTACTCAGCGGGAGTCAACTACGGCGTATCCGAGCGGGGTAGCGCCATCTCTATCTTCGTCATGACCCGCCGGCACCTAAAGAAGGCGCGCAATGTCGCGCAGAATTCGCGGGTCTCGCTCGTGGTTCCGCTGACGAGGCGGCTCCTGTGGTTCCTCCCACCAGCAACCCTCCAGCTAAGCGGGCAAGCGACGATCCTGGACTGGAGTGACGATGAAGGGCGGAATACCTTCCGCAAGTTCTGGATCGGCCGCCGAATCCTCAAGGCCTACGAAGAGTCTTACGGTAACGGCGAAACGCGAATCTGCTTCCTGAAGATCACACCGGATCCTGTAATCAACACCTACATGGTCGACTCCAACATTTGGCAGCTCCGGAACCACATGGAATCAGGCGCGGCTCAAGTGATCCGCCCACGCGGGAACCCATGA
- a CDS encoding cation transporter: MSTTTNSYAVTGMTCSHCVAAVSAEFGALAGVTDVHVDLVAGGISTVTVFSDTPLTTEQVTTALDEAGDYRLSTDQPR; encoded by the coding sequence ATGAGCACGACCACCAACTCCTACGCCGTCACCGGCATGACCTGCAGCCACTGCGTCGCCGCGGTGAGCGCAGAATTCGGCGCCCTCGCCGGTGTCACCGACGTTCATGTCGACCTGGTTGCCGGAGGCATATCCACCGTGACGGTTTTCAGCGACACACCACTGACCACGGAGCAGGTCACCACCGCACTCGATGAGGCCGGCGACTACCGCCTATCCACCGATCAACCTCGCTAG
- the ripC gene encoding peptidoglycan hydrolase RipC has product MVPEPIRRIFRSLVRSLVGAVAVATLLCVAVVSDVNADPASDALARMSELSRQAEQTTEAMHTAQIDLDAKLALLADAEKKNAIDRSAVEVANAELVKYQAAVDKVAVAAYMGGTTDELTAALIASSPQDLIDQLSIQKTMSTQMAADMAAFKSASQRAAQAAERSADSAAQARLAADQATKVRAELQAKRSDLRVQITAVQAQFAVLTPDQRAILADPGPPPPVPGAPNPDDPAIVAMPDLPAAGEAPYPSSGEGATVVQAALTRVGAPYSWGATGPNAFDCSGLIKWAFLQNGKSLPRSSQALAEGGQPVAVTDLQPGDIVTFYADVSHAGIYIGDGMMVHASTFGTPVKVAPISSAPIHNVRRY; this is encoded by the coding sequence GTGGTCCCTGAGCCGATCCGGCGGATCTTCCGTTCACTGGTACGGTCGCTTGTCGGCGCCGTCGCTGTTGCGACCTTGCTGTGTGTCGCGGTCGTCAGCGACGTCAACGCCGACCCGGCATCGGACGCGCTGGCCCGCATGAGCGAACTGTCCCGCCAGGCGGAGCAGACGACCGAGGCGATGCACACCGCACAGATCGACTTGGACGCCAAACTCGCCTTGCTGGCGGATGCGGAAAAAAAGAACGCCATCGACAGGTCGGCCGTTGAGGTGGCCAATGCCGAACTGGTGAAGTACCAGGCAGCGGTAGACAAGGTGGCGGTGGCCGCATACATGGGGGGCACCACTGACGAGCTCACGGCGGCTCTCATTGCGTCCTCACCCCAGGACTTGATCGACCAATTGTCGATCCAGAAAACGATGTCAACGCAAATGGCCGCAGACATGGCGGCCTTCAAGTCGGCTAGCCAACGGGCTGCCCAAGCCGCGGAGAGATCCGCAGATTCCGCCGCCCAGGCTCGCCTAGCCGCTGATCAGGCAACGAAGGTCCGCGCTGAGTTGCAAGCCAAGCGAAGCGATTTGCGCGTCCAGATAACGGCAGTCCAGGCCCAGTTCGCGGTGTTAACACCGGATCAGCGCGCGATACTCGCTGACCCCGGGCCGCCACCACCCGTTCCTGGCGCGCCGAATCCCGACGACCCCGCGATCGTCGCGATGCCCGATCTGCCGGCGGCGGGTGAGGCGCCGTATCCATCCAGCGGCGAGGGCGCCACGGTGGTGCAGGCAGCGTTGACGCGGGTGGGGGCGCCGTACTCGTGGGGCGCGACGGGCCCGAATGCCTTCGACTGCTCGGGACTCATCAAATGGGCGTTTCTGCAGAATGGCAAGTCCTTGCCGCGTTCAAGCCAGGCGTTGGCAGAAGGGGGCCAACCGGTCGCCGTCACTGACCTGCAGCCCGGCGACATCGTGACGTTTTATGCCGATGTCTCTCATGCGGGTATCTACATTGGTGATGGGATGATGGTTCACGCGTCGACGTTTGGAACGCCAGTGAAGGTCGCGCCGATCTCCTCCGCACCGATTCATAACGTGCGGCGGTACTAG
- a CDS encoding L,D-transpeptidase — translation MDRRQLRKLGAMLAATGLAGALLSMGPATAEPIPGPPAPIDPMSMPEPPPEPFALPPGPIQVPLGDPAQPAPSSGPTPPGQNAAPYVGQPVFAPPTFNPINGSMVGVAKPIIINFRRPIADRAMAEQAVHISSNPPVPGKFYWMGDTQLRWRPIDFWPANATVNIDAGGTKSSFRTGDALVATIDDSTHQMEIMRNGKLEKTFPVSLGKEGYETPNGTYYVLEKFADIVMDSSTYGVPIDSAEGYKLKVQDAVRIDNSGIFVHSAPWSVSDQGKRNVSHGCPNLSPANAQWFYDNFGSGDPVVVKNSVGTYNQNDGAQDWQI, via the coding sequence ATGGATCGGCGGCAACTGCGCAAACTGGGAGCGATGCTGGCCGCGACTGGCCTTGCCGGCGCACTGCTGAGCATGGGCCCCGCCACGGCGGAGCCGATCCCCGGACCGCCAGCGCCGATCGATCCGATGTCGATGCCAGAGCCGCCGCCAGAACCGTTCGCCCTCCCCCCCGGCCCGATCCAGGTTCCGCTAGGCGATCCTGCACAGCCCGCGCCGTCCTCCGGGCCCACACCGCCTGGGCAGAACGCTGCACCCTACGTGGGTCAACCGGTGTTCGCGCCCCCGACGTTCAATCCCATCAATGGCTCGATGGTTGGGGTGGCCAAGCCGATCATCATCAACTTCCGACGGCCGATCGCCGACCGCGCCATGGCGGAGCAAGCGGTTCACATCTCCTCCAACCCGCCGGTACCCGGCAAGTTCTACTGGATGGGTGACACCCAGCTTCGGTGGCGACCCATCGACTTCTGGCCTGCCAACGCAACGGTGAACATTGATGCCGGCGGGACCAAGTCGAGCTTCCGGACCGGCGATGCGCTCGTCGCAACCATCGATGACAGCACCCACCAGATGGAGATCATGCGTAACGGCAAGCTGGAGAAGACCTTTCCCGTCTCTCTCGGCAAGGAGGGTTACGAAACCCCCAACGGTACCTATTACGTGTTGGAGAAGTTCGCAGATATCGTCATGGACTCCTCAACGTACGGTGTCCCCATCGATTCGGCGGAAGGCTACAAGCTGAAGGTGCAGGACGCAGTTCGTATCGACAACAGCGGCATATTCGTTCACAGCGCACCCTGGTCGGTCAGTGATCAAGGCAAGCGCAACGTCAGCCATGGGTGTCCAAATCTGAGTCCGGCCAACGCGCAATGGTTCTATGACAACTTCGGCAGTGGAGATCCCGTGGTCGTCAAGAACTCGGTCGGCACCTACAACCAGAACGACGGGGCCCAAGACTGGCAGATCTGA